In the Isosphaeraceae bacterium EP7 genome, one interval contains:
- a CDS encoding phage terminase large subunit: protein MAGNALAALAFDRFAAAARDAGCPPDLVSNLIRAGCPLQPKQLRASAAARECDRPDGPDEVGYGGARGGGKSHWMMAQMAADDCQRYPGLKCLLLRKVGRSNTEGMEDLLPKVIGGLEYDYVPTKGQLRFPNGSRIVTGHFQNEKDIDKYLGLEYDTIGVEEATTLTSSKYKAIQTCNRTSKPGWRPRIYSTTNPGGIGHAWYKRRFVSPARKGAEHETRFIPATVDDNRATNPGYRKVLDRLTGWQLRAWRYGDWDIAAGQFFTTWRADLHVLPAFDVPLEWDVWLALDYGFTHYTACYLMGSDGDGNIYALDEHAERRALPETHASAIRDMLGRNGIEPHRVLATVAGHDVFSKDRNGRTIAEDYEDAGLVLERAINDRINGAGTILKRLGDPERGIPPTLFISERCPRLIECLPAMEHDPAQPEKVRKVDTDDDGVGGDDSYDAFRYGVMHHAGLRAVGYSDNPFDDWRG, encoded by the coding sequence GGTTCGCCGCTGCGGCACGCGACGCCGGCTGCCCCCCGGACTTGGTGTCGAACCTGATCCGGGCGGGGTGCCCGCTCCAGCCGAAGCAGCTGAGGGCCTCGGCCGCCGCCCGCGAATGCGACCGCCCCGACGGCCCCGACGAGGTTGGCTACGGCGGGGCGCGAGGCGGGGGCAAGAGCCATTGGATGATGGCCCAGATGGCCGCCGACGACTGCCAACGCTATCCCGGGCTGAAGTGCCTGCTGCTCAGGAAGGTCGGCCGGTCCAACACCGAGGGGATGGAAGACCTGTTGCCCAAGGTCATCGGCGGCCTGGAATACGACTACGTGCCGACGAAGGGCCAGCTCCGGTTCCCCAACGGCAGCCGGATCGTGACCGGTCATTTCCAGAATGAGAAGGACATCGACAAGTATCTCGGGCTGGAATACGACACCATCGGGGTCGAGGAAGCGACGACGCTGACCTCCTCCAAATACAAGGCGATCCAGACATGCAACCGGACCAGCAAGCCCGGCTGGCGGCCCCGGATCTACTCGACCACCAACCCCGGCGGCATCGGCCACGCCTGGTACAAGCGTCGGTTCGTCTCCCCGGCCCGCAAGGGGGCCGAGCACGAGACCCGGTTCATCCCGGCCACCGTGGACGACAATCGGGCCACCAATCCCGGCTACCGCAAGGTGCTCGACCGACTCACCGGCTGGCAGCTGCGGGCCTGGCGGTACGGGGACTGGGACATCGCCGCCGGCCAGTTCTTCACCACCTGGCGGGCCGATCTCCACGTCCTGCCGGCGTTCGATGTGCCGCTGGAATGGGACGTCTGGCTGGCCCTGGACTACGGCTTCACCCATTACACCGCCTGCTACCTGATGGGCTCCGACGGCGACGGCAACATCTACGCCCTCGACGAGCATGCGGAACGCCGGGCCCTCCCCGAGACCCACGCATCGGCCATCCGCGACATGCTCGGCCGCAACGGCATCGAGCCGCACCGGGTGCTGGCCACCGTCGCCGGCCACGACGTCTTCAGCAAGGACCGCAACGGCCGGACGATCGCCGAGGACTACGAGGACGCCGGGCTGGTCCTCGAGCGGGCGATCAACGACCGGATCAACGGGGCCGGCACAATCCTTAAACGGCTGGGCGATCCCGAGCGGGGCATCCCCCCGACGCTGTTCATCTCCGAGCGGTGCCCGAGGCTCATCGAGTGCCTGCCGGCGATGGAGCACGACCCGGCCCAGCCGGAGAAGGTCCGGAAGGTGGACACCGACGACGACGGGGTCGGCGGCGACGACTCCTACGACGCCTTCCGATACGGCGTCATGCACCACGCCGGCCTGCGGGCGGTCGGCTACTCCGACAATCCCTTCGACGATTGGCGGGGCTGA